One region of Dokdonia sp. 4H-3-7-5 genomic DNA includes:
- the ytxJ gene encoding bacillithiol system redox-active protein YtxJ: MGIFNSMFGGDKEPKEEKAPMPWKQLTTLEQLDQIAKDSETKPQAIFKHSTTCGISRMVIRQLESQYDIDPNQLDIYYLDLKAYREVSNEVGYKFQVIHQSPQMILIKNGTAVYADSHGAISAQALAEKI; this comes from the coding sequence ATGGGAATATTCAATTCAATGTTTGGAGGAGATAAGGAGCCAAAAGAGGAAAAAGCACCTATGCCTTGGAAGCAATTAACCACATTAGAGCAACTCGATCAAATCGCAAAAGATTCTGAAACGAAGCCACAGGCAATTTTCAAGCATTCTACAACTTGCGGTATAAGCCGTATGGTAATACGCCAGTTAGAATCTCAGTACGATATAGACCCTAATCAGTTAGATATTTATTATTTAGACCTTAAGGCGTATAGAGAAGTGTCTAACGAAGTAGGATATAAATTTCAAGTAATACACCAAAGTCCTCAGATGATTTTAATCAAAAATGGGACAGCGGTTTATGCAGATAGTCATGGAGCGATAAGTGCACAAGCACTCGCCGAAAAGATTTAA